In a single window of the Carassius gibelio isolate Cgi1373 ecotype wild population from Czech Republic chromosome A12, carGib1.2-hapl.c, whole genome shotgun sequence genome:
- the LOC128025190 gene encoding histone acetyltransferase p300 isoform X4 gives MAENVLDSGPPSAKRPKLSSPGLSASVSDGNDFCSLFDLEHDLPDELISSSELSLANGGDLGQLHGNLGSGGGAIGGAVSSGQDAAAKHKQLSELLRHGSASAAQQQSAMGSPPGASMGLFGNMKASPGTQGMGPQGQQRLSPQQATLMQQQQMAGMVGNMNRNMLGHQKGNGQQQAGGPVPQQQNMLGAQMMNGSPRMGHHNPGMGSSSSNLLAEALQQHQTVGGQGGLRAQQPGAMNKMGMNAGSGPYGGPYGQSASQGLGVAGLAPQLQNKPGLPNSAAQFNLDKKPVQGMPGMQASQPSPVSAAGGAGVAGMVPNAQGTLGPGSAPSAVSATAVGGVPPAADLEKRKLIQQQLVLLLHAHKCQRREQANGEVRQCSLPHCRTMKNVLNHMTHCQAGKSCQVAHCASSRQIISHWKNCTRHDCPVCLPLKNAGDKRNQQTLLSSGGVGLSSSMGNVTGGPPSAPHLSTPGQIDPSSIERAYAALGLTYQGNQAPPQPVPQTQRAMNTMGANPMGVNGAVGGQSQNQQSNLLQETMLHLNMSSQSLMNDNAVGGVGSMPLANPAASGGMRKNWHEDITQDLRNHLVHKLVQAIFPTPDPAALKDQRMENLVAYARKVEGDMYDSANSRAEYYHLLAEKIYKIQKELEEKRRTRLQKQGMMPTQPGMSPTGLQQGPTGIGQTGSPTGLPSNGPLSDPSVVRPIGQNQMFNRMQNATGMNQFGNHMGMQSMSQRSTPPLPNSTPLNQGSMGSVRMPQPNVAQMQNQYMQTGPFQGSNPVLGAGSVDMAHPGNISPVTQQEQMPTLSSLPMGSPLAQPGSVGGAGSGSSVGSLGPNSMSRVPPSSTTTQSINLPQCSPFHRNSPSPAHSRTPTPTPGSQTPQPHTPNLPQLATSGSQQQLPLSASSDNAMQPQQQSLGGTPPPVSHSGLSTPNASQHPRTPLSHKGSVPVDDQAATPASVSSADTSFQQGPSDSTDTLEPKMEVKQKVEEDEDEEGMAGGKTGKQEDIKSEEKPEIKKEEPGDGVPMETNSTATGLDKKPEIKTEPKEEEGSGSTANHSSPSGVPNKKKIFKPEELRQALMPTLESLYRQDPESLPFRQPVNPSLLGIPDYFDIVKNPMDLSTIKRKLDTGQYQEPWQYVDDIWLMFNNAWLYNRKTSRVYKCCSKLAEVFEQEIDPVMQSLGYCCGRKYEFSPQTLCCYGKQLCTIPRDAAYFSYQNSSPKYGLLAGRYHFCEKCFNEIQGESVSLGDDPSQPQTSINKDQFEKKKNDMLDPELFVECKDCGRKMHQICVLHHDTIWPSGFVCEGCLKKSNKTRKENKYASKRLPHTKLSIYLETRVNDFLKRHNHPESGEVTIRVVHVSDKVVEVKPGMKSRFVDSGEMAESFPYRTKALFAFEEVDGVDVCFFGMHVQEYGSDCPPPNQRRVYISYLDSVHFFQPRSLRTSVYHEIILGYLDYAKKQGFTTGHIWACPPSEGDDYIFHCHPPDQKIPKPKRLQEWYKKMLDRAVAERIVHDYKDIFKQATEDRLTSAKELPYFEGDFWPNVLEESIKELEQEEEERKREENSTSNEIVDTIKGDSKNAKKKNNKKTSKNKSSLSRANKKKPGMPNVANDLSQKLYATMEKHKEVFFVIRLIAAPNSNSLLPIVDLDPLMACDLMDGRDAFLTLARDKHLEFSSMRRSKWSTMCMLVELHNQSQDRFVYTCNECKHHVETRFHCTVCEDYDLCITCYNTKGHEHKMEKLGLGLDDESNNQTPSSTQNPGDSRRLSIQRCIQSLVHACQCRNANCSLSSCQKMKRVIQHTKGCKRKTNGGCPICKQLIALCCYHAKHCQENKCPVPFCLNIKQKLRQQQLQHRLQQAQMVRRRMASMQRTGQQLPGGNGGLPSPGNGSNTGPSTPTPSTQPPTPQTPTQQYQTPVTQPGVGGVPSQQQQQLAGIAHQYQQMTGSGGMMNSPQQTMIQQQQQQLTSVQHLQHANNLPPYVQRPPGSSPLSQSMGKPGMVPGSFPQQQQSNLQPVMHQPQHQLPGPPPAAVEIALKIQRVAETQRQMAQQKILQRNQAPGMMPPHGLHQGPQTQSQMGMNLPGSTMVGPQGMPPQTQAAVAQTHMDQQQGMITAGMQQQTGPQAQLPQVQLQQGQQGAPQLQVPPQQQWTGPGMPPQQRPGVMNQMGLQGMVAPQQQQQQTLGQQQQQGHSGVMGMISGQGGAAPVGAGPGNQSQAAIQDLLRTLRLPSSPHQQQQVLNILRSNPQLMATFIRQRVPRYLGRGGPGTGGVGVTGGPGGGPGIIDGQQINVNAGTVQGGMHMAQGTSMNQLQQHQLQQRSMMGGSLQQQQQMAALQQQQQQLQQQQQQQQLQQQQQQQQLQQQQQQQQQQQQQQLQLQQQQQQQQQQQQQQQQQQQQQQQQQQQQQQSVIPNQGANISNISPQFREIMRQHLLQQQQQQQQQQHMENNAQFQHQPPHQQGYLGQSGIPSQQPGQPQPGGLQQQQGGTQPGTQQSYSGSVSHQQVAAALQQRLQLQQRLQQQQQQQQQQQQQQQQQQQQQQQQQQQQQQQQQQQQSAMAGLQSADVGAGGGGLLQHQQMQSAQISSQPQAMRQQALQQRLLQQQSRLGAGSPAQHNPMSPQQPQQQMSQSPHLQGQQLPNSLSNQVRSPQPSPRPNSQPPNSSPSPRLQQHHPSPHHNSSQTQTGSPHPGHLPQHHGGMVAPPQQQPQASQQQQQANAMDQGPFGGDQNAMLSQLAGMGALHGQGTNDMLTNNQDMNHSLGLM, from the exons ATGGCCGAGAACGTTCTGGATTCTGGCCCGCCTTCAGCGAAGAGGCCTAAACTGTCTTCCCCGGGTCTCTCTGCCTCAGTCAGCGATGGAAacg ATTTTTGCTCACTTTTTGACCTGGAGCATGACCTTCCAGATGAGCTGATCAGTTCCTCTGAGCTGAGCCTAGCAAATGGAGGGGACCTCGGCCAGTTGCATGGCAATTTGGGTAGTGGGGGCGGAGCCATTGGAGGAGCAGTGTCCAGTGGCCAGGATGCAGCGGCCAAACACAAGCAGCTCTCTGAACTCCTCCGGCATGGATCCGCATCTGCAGCACAGCAGCAGAGTGCGATGGGTAGCCCACCAGGAGCCTCGATGGGGCTTTTCGGGAATATGAAGGCTTCACCAGGTACTCAGGGCATGGGCCCGCAAGGACAGCAACGTCTTTCCCCGCAACAGGCCACGCTTATGCAACAGCAGCAAATGGCAGGGATGGTGGGCAACATGAACAGGAATATGCTCGGACATCAGAAAGGCAACGGTCAGCAGCAAGCAGGAGGGCCTGTGCCTCAGCAGCAAAACATGCTGGGAGCGCAGATGATGAACGGATCGCCCAGGATGGGACATCACAACCCAGGCATGGGCAGCAGCAGTAGTAACCTGTTAGCAGAGGCTCTTCAGCAGCACCAGACAGTAGGAGGTCAGGGTGGACTGAGGGCACAGCAGCCTGGAGCAATGAACAAG ATGGGGATGAATGCAGGTTCAGGCCCCTATGGTGGCCCGTATGGTCAGTCTGCCAGTCAGGGTCTGGGTGTTGCAGGGCTGGCCCCTCAGCTCCAGAACAAACCAGGTCTCCCCAACAGTGCGGCCCAGTTTAACCTCGACAAGAAGCCTGTGCAGGGCATGCCTGGCATG CAGGCTTCCCAGCCTTCCCCAGTGAGTGCTGCTGGAGGCGCAGGAGTGGCCGGCATGGTGCCTAACGCCCAGGGAACTCTCGGGCCCGGATCAGCTCCATCAGCTGTGTCTGCAACAGCAGTGGGAGGAGTTCCTCCAGCTGCGGACCTGGAAAAGCGCAAACTCATACAGCAGCAGCTGGTGCTTTTGCTCCATGCCCACAAGTGTCAGCGGAGGGAGCAGGCCAACGGGGAAGTAAGGCAGTGTAGCCTGCCCCACTGTCGCACCATGAAGAACGTCCTCAACCACATGACGCACTGCCAGGCTGGCAAATCGTGCCAAG TGGCGCACTGTGCCTCATCCAGACAGATAATCTCTCACTGGAAGAACTGCACGCGGCATGACTGTCCAGTCTGCCTCCCGCTGAAAAACGCAGGAGACAAGAGGAATCagcaga ctCTTCTAAGCTCCGGTGGTGTGGGGTTAAGTTCTTCTATGGGTAATGTAACTGGTGGTCCACCCAGTGCCCCCCATCTCAGTACCCCGGGCCAGATAGACCCCAGTTCCATTGAGAGGGCATACGCAGCCCTAGGCCTCACATACCAGGGAAACCAGGCTCCCCCTCAGCCTGTCCCGCAAACACAACGGGCAATGAACACAATGG GAGCAAATCCCATGGGAGTAAACGGAGCAGTGGGTGGTCAGTCTCAGAATCAGCAATCTAACCTTCTCCAGGAAACCATGTTGCATCTGAATATGAGCTCGCAGAG TCTGATGAATGACAATGCTGTGGGTGGTGTGGGGTCGATGCCTCTGGCCAACCCAGCAGCCAGTGGTGGCATGAGGAAGAACTGGCATGAGGACATCACCCAGGATCTACGCAACCACCTGGTGCACAAACT AGTCCAGGCCATTTTTCCCACTCCAGATCCTGCTGCACTGAAGGACCAGCGGATGGAGAATCTAGTGGCCTATGCGCGTAAAGTTGAAGGGGATATGTATGATTCTGCTAACAGCAGG GCCGAGTATTATCACCTGCTGGCGGAGAAGATTTATAAAATCCAGAAGGAACTGGAAGAGAAGCGAAGGACACGGTTACAGAAGCAGGGCATGATGCCTACACAGCCTGGTATGTCCCCCACTGGGCTGCAGCAAGGGCCCACTGGGATTGGTCAGACAGGGTCACCCACTGGACTGCCTTCTA ATGGCCCTCTCTCGGATCCTTCAGTGGTGCGGCCTATTGGTCAAAACCAGATGTTTAACAGGATGCAGAATGCTACTG GCATGAACCAATTTGGGAACCATATGGGAATGCAGTCCATGAGCCAGAGATCTACACCACCTCTTCCAAACAGCACACCTCTTAACCAG GGAAGCATGGGGAGTGTGAGGATGCCTCAACCGAATGTTGCGCAGATGCAAAATCAGTACATGCAAACTGGACCATTTCAAGGTTCAAATCCTGTTCTTGGGGCTGGATCTGTTGATATGGCACACCCAGGAAATATCAGCCCTGTCACTCAA CAGGAGCAAATGCCTACTTTATCATCTTTACCAATGGGCAGTCCTTTAGCCCAGCCGGGGTCTGTTGGAGGGGCAGGCAGCGGGTCCTCAGTCGGCTCTCTGGGTCCCAACAGCATGAGTCGGGTTCCTCCATCGTCCACCACAACGCAGTCAATCAACCTCCCCCAATGCTCACCCTTCCACCGGAATTCTCCTTCCCCAGCTCATAGCcgcacacccacacccacaccggGCTCCCAGACACCCCAGCCTCACACACCCAACCTACCCCAGTTAGCCACGAGCGGCAGTCAGCAGCAGTTACCTCTGTCTGCCAGTTCTGACAATGCCATGCAGCCTCAGCAGCAGTCATTAGGAGGGACTCCTCCTCCTGTGTCTCATAGTGGCCTCTCTACGCCAAATGCCAGCCAGCATCCCCGCACTCCA TTGTCTCATAAGGGTTCTGTACCAGTGGATGACCAGGCAGCTACCCCTGCCTCCGTCAGCAGTGCAGACACATCATTTCAGCAGGGTCCTTCAGACTCCACAGACACCCTTGAGCCTAAGATGGAGGTCAAGCAGAAAGTAgaagaggatgaggatgaagaagGCATGGCCGGAGGTAAAACTGGAAAACAAGAAGATATTAAATCTGAGGAAAAGCCTGAG ATAAAGAAAGAGGAGCCGGGTGATGGTGTGCCAATGGAGACTAATTCCACTGCAACTGGGTTGGACAAAAAGCCAGAGATAAAGACTGAGCCTAAAGAAGAGGAGGGTTCAGGGTCTACCGCAAACCACAGTTCACCTTCTGGAGTCCCTAACAAAAAGAAAA TTTTTAAGCCAGAGGAGCTGAGGCAGGCCCTGATGCCCACACTGGAGTCTCTTTACCGCCAAGACCCTGAGTCTCTGCCTTTCCGCCAGCCTGTGAACCCTTCACTTCTTGGAATACCA GACTATTTTGACATCGTGAAGAATCCCATGGACTTGTCTACTATCAAACGGAAGCTCGACACGGGCCAGTACCAAGAACCATGGCAGTATGTGGATGACATCTGGCTCATGTTCAACAACGCCTGGCTGTACAACCGCAAGACATCACGTGTCTACAAGTGCTGCTCCAAGCTGGCGGAGGTGTTTGAGCAGGAGATCGACCCGGTCATGCAGAGCCTTGGCTACTGTTGTGGGAGGAAG TATGAGTTTTCTCCCCAAACGCTGTGCTGCTATGGGAAGCAGCTATGCACTATACCACGAGATGCTGCTTACTTTAGTTATCAGAACAG TTCACCAAAATATGGGCTTCTTGCTGGCAGGTATCACTTCTGTGAAAAGTGTTTCAATGAGATCCAGGGAGAGAGTGTGTCTTTGGGAGATGACCCATCCCAACCTCAAAC ATCGATCAACAAGGATCAGTTTGAAAAGAAGAAAAACGACATGCTCGACCCTGAGCT ATTTGTGGAATGTAAGGATTGTGGTCGTAAGATGCATCAGATCTGTGTTTTGCACCATGACACTATTTGGCCATCAGG CTTTGTGTGTGAAGGCTGTTTGAAGAAGTCCAACAAGACccgtaaagaaaataaatatgcttCAAAAA GGCTTCCACATACCAAACTAAGCATCTACTTGGAAACGCGGGTTAATGACTTTCTGAAGCGACATAATCACCCAGAATCTGGTGAAGTCACTATTCGTGTTGTTCATGTCTCAGACAAAGTGGTGGAAGTCAAACCAGGCATGAAATCTAG GTTTGTGGATAGTGGAGAGATGGCAGAGTCTTTCCCTTACCGAACGAAAGCTTTATTTGCATTTGAGGAGGTTGATGGTGTCGATGTCTGTTTTTTTGGTATGCACGTGCAAGAGTATGGCTCAGATTGTCCACCCCCTAATCAAAG ACGGGTTTACATATCCTACCTGGACAGTGTCCACTTCTTTCAGCCACGCAGTCTGAGAACAAGTGTGTACCATGAGATTATTTTAGGATATCTGGACTATGCCAAAAAACAAGG TTTTACCACAGGTCACATCTGGGCCTGCCCTCCTAGTGAAGGAGATGATTACATCTTCCACTGTCACCCTCCAGACCAGAAGATACCCAAGCCGAAGCGGCTGCAGGAGTGGTATAAGAAGATGCTAGATAGAGCTGTAGCAGAGCGCATTGTCCATGACTACAAG gacatCTTCAAACAGGCAACAGAGGATCGTCTCACTAGCGCCAAAGAACTGCCATATTTTGAGGGTGATTTCTGGCCCAATGTGCTTGAAGAGAGCATCAAAGAGCTAGAGCAAGAAGAGGAGGAAAGGAAGAGGGAGGAGAACAGCACATCCAATGAGATTGTTGAT ACAATAAAAGGTGACAGCAAAAATGCCAAGAAAAAGAACAACAAGAAGACAAGCAAGAACAAGAGCAGTTTAAGTCGAGCCAACAAAAAGAAGCCTGGGATGCCAAATGTGGCCAATGACCTTTCACAGAAACTCTATGCCACAATGGAAAAGCACAAAGAG GTGTTCTTTGTTATCCGACTGATTGCGGCTCCCAATTCCAATTCTCTCCTGCCCATTGTTGACCTGGATCCTTTGATGGCATGTGATTTGATGGATGGTCGTGATGCCTTCTTAACACTTGCACGGGATAAGCACCTGGAATTTTCTTCTATGCGGCGCTCCAAATGGAGCACCATGTGCATGCTGGTGGAACTGCACAATCAGAGCCAGGACCGCTTTGTCTATACCTGCAATGAGTGCAAGCACCATGTTGAAACTCGCTTCCATTGCACTGTTTGTGAG GACTATGATCTCTGCATCACTTGTTACAATACAAAAGGTCACGAGCACAAGATGGAAAAACTGGGCTTGGGGTTGGATGATGAAAGCAACAACCAAACTCCTTCCTCAACACAGAATCCTGGAGACTCACGGCGTCTCAGTATTCAGAGGTGCATCCAGTCTTTGGTGCATGCCTGCCAGTGCCGCAATGCCAACTGCTCACTTTCATCTTGCCAGAAAATGAAACGTGTAATTCAACATACCAAAGGCTGCAAGCGTAAGACCAATGGTGGTTGTCCTATCTGCAAGCAGCTCATCGCACTTTGTTGTTACCATGCAAAACACTGCCAAGAGAACAAGTGCCCTGTGCCATTCTGCCTCAACATCAAGCAGAAACTGCGGCAACAACAGCTCCAGCACAGGCTACAGCAGGCCCAGATGGTGCGTAGAAGAATGGCCAGCATGCAAAGGACAGGCCAGCAGCTTCCAGGAGGCAATGGTGGGTTGCCATCTCCTGGAAACGGTAGTAATACTGGtccaagcacaccaacaccaagCACTCAGCCGCCTACCCCACAAACGCCCACTCAGCAATACCAGACTCCAGTAACTCAACCTGGCGTTGGAGGTGTTCCATCACAACAGCAACAGCAGTTGGCAGGGATAGCCCATCAATACCAGCAAATGACTGGAAGTGGTGGGATGATGAACTCCCCACAGCAGACCATGatccaacagcagcagcaacagctgACATCAGTTCAGCATCTTCAGCATGCCAACAACCTTCCTCCATATGTGCAAAGACCTCCAGGCTCCTCTCCACTTTCTCAATCAATGGGAAAGCCAGGCATGGTGCCAGGCAGCTTCCCGCAACAGCAACAGTCGAACCTGCAGCCTGTGATGCATCAGCCACAGCATCAGCTACCTGGCCCCCCACCTGCTGCTGTAGAAATTGCCTTGAAGATTCAACGAGTCGCAGAGACTCAACGGCAAATGGCTCAGCAAAAGATCCTGCAAAGAAACCAGGCTCCTGGAATGATGCCTCCACATGGTCTTCATCAGGGTCCCCAAACTCAAAGCCAGATGGGCATGAACCTTCCTGGATCTACAATGGTTGGGCCTCAGGGAATGCCACCCCAGACACAAGCAGCTGTGGCCCAAACTcacatggatcagcagcagggaATGATTACAGCAGGCATGCAGCAGCAGACAGGACCTCAGGCTCAGCTCCCTCAAGTCCAGTTACAGCAGGGCCAGCAAGGAGCACCCCAACTTCAGGTACCTCCACAGCAGCAGTGGACTGGTCCTGGCATGCCTCCTCAGCAGAGACCTGGGGTAATGAACCAAATGGGTCTGCAAGGAATGGTTGCAcctcaacaacaacagcagcagacaCTTGGTCAACAGCAGCAGCAAGGGCATTCTGGTGTAATGGGAATGATAagtggccaaggaggggctgcaCCTGTAGGTGCTGGCCCTGGAAATCAATCTCAGGCTGCCATACAGGACCTCCTAAGAACCTTAAGGTTACCTAGCTCTCCCCATCAACAACAGCAAGTCCTGAATATACTACGTTCAAACCCTCAGCTCATGGCCACCTTTATCAGGCAACGCGTTCCTAGGTACCTTGGTCGAGGCGGACCTGGAACAGGAGGTGTGGGTGTTACAGGAGGACCTGGTGGAGGTCCAGGAATCATTGATGGCCAGCAAATTAATGTAAATGCTGGGACAGTTCAAGGAGGTATGCATATGGCACAAGGAACTAGCATGAATCAACTTCAGCAGCACCAACTTCAGCAGCGGTCTATGATGGGTGGGAGTttgcaacaacagcaacaaatggcagcattacaacaacagcagcagcagctacaacaacagcagcagcagcaacagctacaacaacagcagcagcagcaacaactacagcagcagcagcagcaacaacaacagcagcagcagcagcagctacaactacagcagcagcagcaacagcagcagcagcaacaacaacaacagcagcagcagcagcagcaacaacaacaacaacaacaacagcagcagcaaagtGTTATACCCAATCAGGGTGCCAACATATCTAACATCTCCCCCCAGTTCAGAGAAATAATGAGGCAGCATTTgctgcaacagcagcagcaacagcagcagcagcaacatatggaaaataATGCTCAGTTCCAACATCAACCACCCCATCAGCAGGGTTATCTTGGCCAATCCGGAATTCCCTCACAGCAGCCTGGCCAACCTCAGCCTGGCGGTCTCCAGCAGCAACAGGGAGGTACTCAGCCTGGGACCCAACAAAGCTACTCTGGGTCTGTGTCCCATCAGCAGGTTGCAGCAGCTCTGCAACAAAGGTTGCAGCTTCAGCAAAGgttgcagcagcagcaacaacagcagcagcagcagcaacaacaacagcagcagcagcagcagcaacaacaacagcagcagcagcaacaacaacagcagcaacaacagcagcaaaGTGCTATGGCAGGACTCCAAAGTGCTGATGTAGGTGCTGGAGGTGGTGGTCTCCTCCAGCACCAACAGATGCAATCGGCTCAGATAAGTTCACAACCTCAAGCCATGCGTCAGCAAGCTTTGCAGCAACGGCTTCTCCAGCAACAGTCACGTTTAGGAGCAGGATCTCCTGCTCAACACAATCCCATGAGTCCACAGCAGCCCCAGCAACAGATGTCCCAGTCTCCCCATTTGCAGGGCCAGCAGTTGCCTAATTCTCTAAGCAACCAAGTCCGCTCACCACAGCCCTCGCCAAGGCCCAATTCCCAGCCACCAAACTCTAGTCCATCACCCCGCTTGCAGCAGCACCACCCTTCACCCCATCACAACTCGTCCCAAACCCAGACAGGATCCCCTCACCCAGGTCATCTTCCTCAACATCATGGTGGCATGGTTGCTCCTCCACAGCAACAACCACAGGCATCCCAACAGCAGCAACAGGCTAATGCGATGGACCAGGGCCCATTTGGAGGAGACCAAAATGCCATGCTTTCACAGCTCGCTGGGATGGGAGCCTTGCATGGGCAAGGAACAAATGATATGTTGACAAATAACCAAGATATGAATCACTCGTTAGGTTTGATGTAA